The nucleotide window TGGTCAGCACTCTCATGATGGGGAGTGTGCTATTTTCAAACCTTAATAGCATCAAATGTCCATCCGACTAAGGTTGGTGTCATTTCCTTCCACATGTCTCACTCCCCTCTCTGCTTCCTGCTCCCCTGGGATGGGGTGTGGGTATGGGGAGGAAGGAGCTAGACAAGGGGAGGAGGTGGCCCCTCCCTCACGAGGACTCGCCCATCACCCCCTCCTGCTATCTTGTCTGTCTCAGTGGCTGCAGGTAGGCCAGGGCCGGCCTACTGAGGAGGTCCCAGAGATCCTGGCACAGCTGCCAGAGCAGGTGGTGGTGCTGAGCTCACCCGCTGACTTATTGGCAGTGCTGGGCACCATGAGATCCCTGGCCAAGGTGGTGGCAGAAGCCAGAATACATCTTAACCGAAGTGCCCTGGAGGTGAGATCTCTGAGCCACAGCAGAAGCCAGCTGGGCTGCTGGTGCTGGAAGCTCTTCCCCTCTCGGCACTTCTGTCCCTCTGACATCACCATGGGCTGTCAGATGGCAGATGTTTCTGGAGTTCCAGTGTCTGCTCCCTGGGTCCATCTCTCCTCTTGGGTACCAGTCTCCAAGGCCAtggagtggagtggagaaggcCCGATGCCAGGAACACATGGGAGGTCAAGGGAAGGCAGGAAGGGGTGTGACAACTTGAGTTCAGAGGCATTCATGCACTCACAGACATGACAATATGACGTGAATCCTCCCACATGCACACAAGATACCTACATGGAGATACTCAAACATACTTGGCTTTGCTGGACTCACCTAAACCCGTTCTCAGTATAAGCATCAGTTGGTGACCCTTACGTTGCAGCCGAAATGACAATCACATTATACACCCTTCATGTCTGGGAATATATATTGCATGTGAGTGCACAGCCATGGATGTGGCACTCTACTTCAGAAAATTGTGCCCTCTACCACTGGGCACCATTCCTAGCTTTATAGATGTGTAGGGGTCAATGAATCAACTTCCTGGGTGGCCCCAAGGAAGGGACAGGGAAGAAGGGTTGGGGCTGGATGTGCATCAGGAGACGACATACTTGTATAGCTTCCCATTCTTCTCATCTAGAAAGTCTTCCTTCATGGGcctgtcttcttctcctcctttctcccaacCTTGGGTCTTGCACTAGACTTGAAAGGGTGGGATTTGGGGTCTACAGTTCCCAGTGCTCTGGCTCAGTGCCTTGGGCCCTAGGAGCTAGGGCTCACCTCTCTTTTGTGTGTTGCAGTCTTTCCTGAATACCACAGACAAGGTCCTAGACATGGACAACAGTTCTCTGTGGAccctggcccaggcccagcagcCCTCAATGGGCTCAGATCTTCTGCTGGCTGTGGAGACCCTGGCACGCAGCCTGTGCCAGGAGGATCACCCCTTCTCCTTCAGCTTGCCCAGCGTGCAGATGCAAACTGAGCTCCTCAGACCCACATTTCCTTCTGACTACAGTGTCTCCTTCTCCACTCAGTCCCGACTGCAGGCACAGATCCTTGGGCACTCACTGGCCCCACTGGGCCATAATAGAACCAACATCAGTATCACCAGCTTGGTGCTGCAAAAACTGGACCACCTTCTGCCCTCGAATTATGGACAAGGCCTGGGGGGCTCTCTCTATGCCACTCCTGGTCTGATCCTTGTCATCTCCATCACGGCAGGTGGCCAGGCCTTCAACCAGGGAGAGGTCATCATGAACTTTGGGGACATAGATGGCACCTCTCACTGTGTCTTCTGGGACCATAATCTCTTCCAGGGCAAAGGGGGCTGGTCGGATGAAGGGTGCCAGGTACAGGAAGCCAGTGCCAGCCCCACCACTCAGTGCATCTGCCAGCACCTCACTGCCTTCTCCATCCTCATGTCCCGACACAGGGTTCCAAAAAACCCCACCCTGGACCTGCTGGGTCAGGTGGGCTTGGGAGCCTCCATTCTGGCACTGCTTGTGTGCCTGGGCGTGTACAGGCTGGTGTGGAGAGTCGTGGTACGGAACAGAGTGGCCTACTTACGCCACGCAGCCTTGCTCAACACGGTGCTCTGCCTGCTGGCCGCAGACACGTGCTTCTTAGGAGCCGCCTTGCttcctccagggccccgcagcccgCTCTGCCTGGCCACTGCcttcctctctcatttcctctACCTGGCCACCTTTTTCTGGATGCTGGCTCAGTCCCTGATGTTGGCCCACCAGCTGCTCTTTGTCTTCCATCAGCTGTCCAAGCACCGAGTACTCTCCCTGATGGTGGTCCTCGGATACCTGTGCCCAATGGGGTTGGCAGTTATTGCCTTGGGCCTCTACCTACCGCAAGGGCAATACCTGGGGGAGGAAGAATGCTGGTTGGACAGGAAGGGAGTGGGGCTCTACACCTTCGTGGGGCCAGTGCTGACCATTGTGGGCGTGAACGGGTTGGTGCTAGCCATGGCTGTGCTGAAGTTGCTGAGACCTTCGCTGTCAGAGGGGCCCCAGGTGGAGAAGCGCCAAGCTCTTCGGGGGGTGATCAAAGCCCTGCTCATTCTCACACCCATCTTCGGCCTGACCTGGGGGCTGGGCCTGGCCACTCTGTTAGAGGAAGTCTCCATAGTCCCTCACTACATCTTCACGGTTCTCAACACCTTCCAGGTAGGTGAGGAGGTGGTGGTTGTGCTTTTTGCCGTTTTAGATGGTCTAAGTCACTGCCAGTCCCTTCTCAAGGAGGCATCACGGCGGAGCAGAAGAAACATAGTGTCGGGAATGTTAGAAGGcttaggtttgaatcccagttcctCTGCTGACTAACTAGACAGCTTTGGACAAACCTCCCTgagctttggttttctttctttcttttttttttttttcctttttgctttcttttttccccaaagccctagtacatagttgtatatcctagttgtaggtcattctagttctttttttttaaagattttatttttccttcttctccccaaagccctcagtacatagttgtgtattttcagttgtgggtccttctagttgtggcatgtgggacgccacctcagcatggcctgatgagtggtgctaggttcacGCCCCGGATCTGAAGCGGTGAACCTCGGGTTGCagaagcggagcgcaggaacttaaccacttggccaaagggctggcccctgagcactggttttcttatctgtaaaataatatCTGGTTTTGACAGCAAAGTCAGAGAATTGTCAGTACCCAATCCTTTGAAATTCATCCCCTCTGTAACCATAACAGTAAGAAAGCACCTCAAGTGGATCCTATGTGCCAAATAGTGCTAATGTACAGAAAACCTGGGATGAGAGCCCCAGGTTGGGAATTAGACAAGAGGACAGAGGttgcaggaagaggagaggaaatgagTTGACTTTGGTTGGGTTCCCTCCTCCATGACTCACGTATCCCCATGTCCCTCTTTTCAGGGCGTCTTCATCTTATTGTTTGGCTGCCTCGTGGACAAGAAGGTGAGTCCTCCCGCCTAACCCCCGCCAGACTTGCAGTGCCAAGGCCAGGACTTTGCTGGCATAACTGCCGTTTACCCCTCCTGCAGGTGCAAGAGGCTTTACTCAAACGTTTCTGCCGCAGCCAAGCCCCCAGCTCCACCCTCTCCCTGGTAAGTCTCTGGCTTCCAATCCTCAGTTCTCCCCCTGAGAGCAGGTCAGAAGTAGATGTTCCACAGCCTTCCCCAGAGAAGGAGGGCACAGCTAGAAGCCGGGAGAAGACTGGGGTTGCGTTTTAGAATGAGCATGTTTCAGGTGCAAGCTCTCCTACCCTGGAGAAAGCAGCTCAGTCAGAGCCATCAGAATCAGGTTCCTGGTTCCTGATTACACCCCGGATTCCTAGTGACGCTCTCGTCCCtggtttctccatctgaaaaTCCGCCTCCAGTTAGCATTTGCAGGGAAAGTTAGGTTGGGGGCGCATGGGAGTCATGGGAGCTGAGAGCAGTGACTAGGATGACTGGAGGGCAGCTACAGATGGCCCAGCAAAGGAGAGCTGACAATAGTAACAATCGCCTTGCAATTGGGCCTTTCCACCCCTTGCTAGGTCCCAGATGAAACCTACATCCCGGAACACAGCAAAGGGAGAGGTGAAAACGGCAGGTGAGAGAGAATTAAGTTTTCTCGGGAGCAGTGTGAGCAGCTGGAGTGAGGATGAGTATAGCAAAGGGCTTTCTGGAAAAGCTCTGGATAGAAGGCCCCTCCTCACAGACCTG belongs to Equus asinus isolate D_3611 breed Donkey chromosome 6, EquAss-T2T_v2, whole genome shotgun sequence and includes:
- the ADGRF3 gene encoding adhesion G-protein coupled receptor F3, with the translated sequence MVGLAAPVLLLAVTLPLVGSPGARASQPGQSQAGGVSGQQLDQESEAGESVLVSVYVQLDFSNETWPAALSRTQTFPTASPASSPRSLLGLSLTTDCNVNHDGCTYCACLSGYQWNTSVYSHHHPCQTAHNHQPCGCLVFSPTEAGYCQLLPPVPRTRSLSSRTPGNKPNLILLMSHETTNLNWFLWRPRTPRPYPLQPGMHVSLTSSQGQAVLSIFNISHKWAGEYMRCFEAQGLRWELYQVARVSLQATDVAQLPDQLSIACATSPGFQLSCCIPSTRAAYTASWSPREGSEGSQCQHRPAADTVYACDLWSPGVTPHRGLISGTIIQGGNTTCPEDFSLVAWNVTKAGHVAQAPCPVNKTDMVKRPCGPDGVWGPIHSSCIDPRLQALLHKAWWLQVGQGRPTEEVPEILAQLPEQVVVLSSPADLLAVLGTMRSLAKVVAEARIHLNRSALESFLNTTDKVLDMDNSSLWTLAQAQQPSMGSDLLLAVETLARSLCQEDHPFSFSLPSVQMQTELLRPTFPSDYSVSFSTQSRLQAQILGHSLAPLGHNRTNISITSLVLQKLDHLLPSNYGQGLGGSLYATPGLILVISITAGGQAFNQGEVIMNFGDIDGTSHCVFWDHNLFQGKGGWSDEGCQVQEASASPTTQCICQHLTAFSILMSRHRVPKNPTLDLLGQVGLGASILALLVCLGVYRLVWRVVVRNRVAYLRHAALLNTVLCLLAADTCFLGAALLPPGPRSPLCLATAFLSHFLYLATFFWMLAQSLMLAHQLLFVFHQLSKHRVLSLMVVLGYLCPMGLAVIALGLYLPQGQYLGEEECWLDRKGVGLYTFVGPVLTIVGVNGLVLAMAVLKLLRPSLSEGPQVEKRQALRGVIKALLILTPIFGLTWGLGLATLLEEVSIVPHYIFTVLNTFQGVFILLFGCLVDKKVQEALLKRFCRSQAPSSTLSLVPDETYIPEHSKGRGENGSSPVATPTLSRQEEHGKPSS